From Algoriphagus sp. NG3, the proteins below share one genomic window:
- a CDS encoding head GIN domain-containing protein, with the protein MKIYSKILAFALTTMVMASCVQAQQTETRTPGHFTKVHSGGSWEVILTEGNKEEVRIEAKGVDLDKVRTEIDGDVLSVGLVKGNYNNVKLKFYITYKDLEGIRCSGSGNMEVTSPVRSETFYAGLSGSGDVVMDKLEAEELSVSISGSADLKIKSGAVDQAEIKQSGSGDFHGERLAIRDLEVKKSGSGGTHVGDLGNVSVSASGSGDVTYTGTPTLGSVKTSGSSSIRKR; encoded by the coding sequence ATGAAAATCTACTCAAAAATCTTAGCATTTGCACTTACCACAATGGTGATGGCATCTTGCGTGCAGGCGCAACAGACAGAAACCCGGACTCCGGGTCACTTTACCAAAGTACATTCCGGAGGTAGCTGGGAAGTAATCCTTACCGAAGGAAACAAAGAGGAAGTAAGGATAGAAGCCAAAGGTGTGGATTTGGACAAAGTCAGAACCGAGATCGATGGAGACGTATTAAGTGTGGGATTGGTAAAAGGAAACTATAATAATGTCAAACTCAAATTTTACATCACTTACAAGGATTTGGAAGGGATCAGATGTTCCGGATCTGGGAATATGGAAGTGACTTCTCCTGTGAGATCAGAGACGTTCTATGCCGGACTTTCCGGCTCTGGGGATGTAGTTATGGACAAACTGGAAGCTGAGGAATTATCAGTTTCTATATCAGGATCCGCAGATCTGAAAATCAAAAGTGGGGCAGTTGATCAGGCAGAAATCAAGCAGTCTGGCTCTGGGGATTTTCATGGAGAAAGGCTTGCTATCCGCGACTTGGAAGTGAAAAAGTCGGGATCTGGAGGTACTCATGTTGGTGATTTGGGAAATGTATCTGTGAGTGCTTCAGGCTCAGGTGATGTGACTTACACTGGAACTCCTACTCTGGGTAGTGTCAAGACTTCTGGATCCAGTAGCATAAGAAAGAGATAA